A section of the Streptomyces sp. NBC_01591 genome encodes:
- a CDS encoding GFA family protein — protein MTVPASAPEPRTGRCRCGDIVYEVTGAPDDPHLCSCEHCTLISGSPAMSWVGFRREELTWTGPGGEPAWYATWPSLHRGFCPRCGTHLVSVADDSAMIMVTTFSLNEQSGLEPVGHSFCQIAVPWMTITLAPDPLHQSGCPSRSPARY, from the coding sequence ATGACCGTACCGGCCTCCGCACCCGAACCGCGGACGGGACGCTGCCGGTGCGGCGACATCGTTTACGAGGTGACCGGCGCTCCGGACGACCCCCACCTGTGCTCCTGCGAGCACTGCACGCTCATCTCCGGCTCGCCGGCCATGTCGTGGGTCGGGTTCCGCAGGGAGGAGCTGACCTGGACCGGCCCCGGAGGCGAACCGGCCTGGTATGCGACCTGGCCGAGCCTGCACCGCGGCTTCTGCCCGCGCTGCGGGACCCACCTCGTCTCCGTCGCAGACGACTCGGCGATGATCATGGTGACGACCTTCAGCCTCAACGAGCAGAGCGGCCTCGAGCCGGTCGGGCACAGCTTCTGCCAAATCGCCGTGCCGTGGATGACCATCACCCTCGCGCCCGATCCGCTTCATCAATCGGGCTGCCCGAGCCGTTCCCCGGCACGTTATTGA
- a CDS encoding protein kinase family protein, whose amino-acid sequence MRIQAMVDGAGMLSGERSAAYSAVSTSLARRSDQELGELVDAAAPLGSGIGGRSALLEVAGRSVFVKRVSLTELELRPDHLRSTANVFELPVFCQYGIGGPGFGAWREAAVHTMTTNWVLSGQYQGFPLMYHCRVLPDTAPALPEELADVDRAVSYWGGRPEVRRRIEALSKSPASLVLFLEYIPQTLHEWLTEQVRVGDEAVGRACTLVEKELEAGTSFMNDHGLLHFDAHFQNILTDGRRLYFADYGLALSSCFDLAPAEVDFFERHRTYDRAYTLSYLVNWLITGLYGYERAEREALIHACAEGARPPVGPPEVMATIARHASLAAVVTDFYGKLQHESRETAYPLAAIHQIFESRNS is encoded by the coding sequence ATGCGGATCCAGGCGATGGTCGACGGCGCCGGAATGCTGTCCGGCGAGCGGTCGGCCGCGTACAGCGCCGTTTCCACGTCCCTGGCCCGGCGCAGCGATCAAGAACTGGGCGAGCTCGTGGACGCTGCTGCACCACTCGGTTCCGGCATCGGTGGGCGGTCGGCGCTGCTGGAGGTTGCAGGTAGGTCGGTCTTCGTGAAGCGGGTCTCCCTGACTGAGTTGGAGCTTCGGCCTGACCATCTTCGGTCTACGGCGAACGTGTTCGAGCTACCCGTCTTCTGTCAGTACGGCATCGGCGGGCCGGGCTTCGGGGCGTGGCGGGAGGCTGCCGTCCACACGATGACCACCAACTGGGTGCTCTCAGGGCAATATCAGGGGTTTCCGCTGATGTACCACTGCCGTGTCCTGCCGGACACGGCACCGGCCCTTCCGGAGGAGCTTGCCGACGTGGATCGGGCCGTGTCCTATTGGGGAGGCCGGCCGGAGGTACGTCGCCGTATCGAGGCCCTCAGCAAGTCCCCGGCAAGCCTCGTACTGTTCCTGGAGTACATCCCGCAGACGCTGCACGAGTGGCTCACCGAGCAGGTACGAGTCGGTGACGAGGCAGTCGGCCGGGCCTGCACCCTGGTGGAAAAGGAACTGGAGGCCGGTACTTCCTTCATGAACGACCACGGTCTCCTGCACTTTGACGCCCACTTCCAGAACATCCTGACTGACGGCCGGCGCCTCTATTTCGCCGACTACGGCCTGGCTCTGTCGTCCTGTTTCGACTTGGCCCCCGCCGAGGTCGACTTCTTCGAGCGGCACAGAACGTACGATCGCGCGTACACGCTCAGCTACTTGGTGAACTGGCTGATCACTGGTCTGTACGGGTACGAGCGGGCGGAACGGGAGGCGCTGATACACGCGTGTGCCGAAGGAGCCCGACCTCCCGTCGGCCCGCCGGAGGTCATGGCGACCATCGCCCGGCATGCATCGCTTGCGGCAGTCGTGACGGACTTCTACGGGAAGCTGCAGCACGAGAGTCGCGAGACCGCGTACCCGCTGGCGGCGATCCACCAGATCTTCGAGTCGCGCAACAGTTGA
- a CDS encoding ABC transporter permease: protein MSSLALAVRDSSTMLRRNLLHARRYPSLTLNLLLTPIMLLLLFVYIFGDVMSAGMGGGADRSEYIAYLVPGLLLMTVGSTTIGTAVSVSNDMTEGIIARFRTMAIHRSSVITGHVIGSVLQSVMSVVLVGAVAVAIGFRSTDATALEWIAAFGLLTLFALALTWIAVGMGMVSPNAEAASNNAMPLIFLPLISSAFVPVDAMPGWFQPIAEYQPFTPAIETLRGLLLGSGIGNNGWLAVAWCLALSALGYFWSKAVFNRDPK from the coding sequence ATGAGCTCCCTGGCCCTCGCCGTACGCGACTCGTCCACGATGCTGCGCCGCAACCTCCTGCACGCGCGGCGCTACCCGTCCCTCACCCTGAACCTGCTGCTCACGCCGATCATGCTGCTGTTGCTCTTCGTCTACATCTTCGGCGATGTGATGAGCGCGGGCATGGGCGGCGGCGCCGACCGCTCCGAGTACATCGCCTACCTCGTGCCGGGCCTCCTGCTGATGACCGTCGGCAGCACCACGATCGGCACTGCGGTGTCCGTCTCCAATGACATGACCGAGGGCATCATCGCCCGTTTCCGCACGATGGCGATCCACCGCAGCTCCGTGATCACCGGGCATGTCATCGGCAGCGTGCTGCAGTCGGTCATGAGCGTGGTCCTCGTGGGTGCCGTCGCCGTGGCCATCGGCTTCCGCTCCACGGACGCCACGGCCCTGGAGTGGATCGCGGCATTCGGGCTGCTCACGCTGTTCGCCCTGGCGCTCACCTGGATCGCGGTCGGGATGGGTATGGTCAGCCCGAACGCCGAAGCAGCCAGCAACAATGCGATGCCGCTGATCTTCCTCCCGCTCATCTCCAGCGCCTTCGTCCCGGTCGACGCGATGCCGGGCTGGTTCCAGCCCATCGCCGAGTACCAGCCGTTCACGCCGGCCATCGAGACCCTGCGCGGCCTGCTGCTCGGCAGCGGGATCGGCAACAACGGGTGGCTCGCGGTCGCCTGGTGCCTGGCTCTCTCCGCGCTCGGCTACTTCTGGTCGAAGGCGGTTTTCAACCGCGATCCGAAGTAG
- a CDS encoding ATP-binding cassette domain-containing protein: protein MPSSVMSTSRRGDGPQSPAAVSTVGLRKSYGDKTVLNGIDLHIPAGSVFALLGPNGAGKTTAVKILSTLIAADGGQAQVAGHDVATSPDGVRAAIGVTGQFSAVDGLITGEENMLLMADLHHLSKREGRRVAAELLERFDLVEAAKKPASTYSGGMKRRLDIAMTLVGNPRIIFLDEPTTGLDPRSRHNMWQIIRELVSDGVTVFLTTQYLEEADELADHIAVLNDGRIAAEGTADELKRLIPGGHIRLRFSDPSTYQSAASVLREVTRDDEALSLQIPSDGSQRELRSILDWLDSAGIEADELTVHTPDLDDVFFALTGSNQPNQPNQPNQPKEAVR, encoded by the coding sequence ATGCCTTCATCTGTCATGTCCACGTCCAGAAGGGGCGATGGTCCGCAGTCGCCCGCAGCTGTCTCCACCGTCGGTCTGCGCAAGTCGTACGGCGACAAGACCGTGCTCAACGGCATCGACCTGCATATCCCGGCCGGGTCCGTGTTCGCGCTGCTCGGGCCGAACGGCGCCGGCAAGACCACCGCCGTGAAGATCCTGTCCACGCTCATCGCCGCCGACGGCGGCCAGGCCCAGGTCGCGGGCCACGACGTCGCCACGTCACCGGACGGGGTGCGTGCCGCGATCGGCGTCACCGGGCAGTTCTCCGCCGTCGACGGCCTGATCACCGGCGAGGAGAACATGCTCCTCATGGCGGACCTGCACCACCTGTCCAAGCGCGAGGGCCGCCGGGTCGCCGCCGAACTGCTGGAGCGGTTCGACCTGGTGGAGGCCGCGAAGAAGCCCGCCTCCACCTACTCCGGCGGCATGAAGCGCCGCCTCGACATCGCCATGACGCTGGTCGGCAACCCGCGGATCATCTTCCTCGACGAGCCCACCACCGGGCTCGACCCGCGCTCCCGCCACAACATGTGGCAGATCATCCGCGAGCTGGTCTCCGACGGGGTCACTGTCTTCCTCACCACCCAGTATCTGGAGGAGGCCGACGAGCTCGCCGACCATATCGCCGTCCTCAACGACGGCAGGATCGCCGCCGAAGGCACCGCCGACGAGCTGAAGCGGCTCATTCCCGGAGGGCACATCCGGCTGCGCTTCTCCGACCCGTCCACATACCAGAGCGCCGCCTCCGTGCTGCGCGAGGTCACCCGGGACGACGAGGCGCTGTCGCTGCAGATCCCCAGCGACGGCAGCCAGCGGGAGCTGCGCTCCATCCTCGACTGGCTGGACTCGGCCGGCATCGAGGCCGACGAGCTCACCGTGCACACCCCCGACCTCGACGACGTGTTCTTCGCCCTGACCGGCTCCAACCAGCCGAACCAGCCGAACCAGCCGAACCAGCCGAAGGAGGCTGTCCGATGA
- a CDS encoding DUF4097 family beta strand repeat-containing protein: MPSFDTPEAISATVHVEAGSVRFSAGDRLDTLVDVRPRDPKKDQDARTAEQTEVTYASGVLTVRTPKPNLFGRTGTVDVTVELPTGSRIDMTGAWAQVLGEGRLGEVRVKTSSGDVRLDATGPLHLKASHGSITVDRVEGAAEITTSSGSLRVGTVDGSAVLKNSHGTTTVGAATGELRVSGANGDIDIARAEDSVTATTAHGTLRVGEVARGTVQLETSYGAIEVGIREGTAAWLDASSGSGQVRNTLTASEAPEKTEDTVKVRARTRYGNIDVRRARV; this comes from the coding sequence ATGCCTTCTTTCGACACTCCCGAAGCGATCTCCGCCACCGTGCACGTGGAAGCCGGCTCCGTCCGGTTCTCCGCCGGTGACCGTCTCGACACCCTCGTCGACGTGCGGCCCCGCGACCCCAAGAAGGACCAGGACGCGCGGACGGCCGAGCAGACCGAGGTCACGTACGCGAGCGGCGTACTGACCGTCAGGACGCCCAAGCCCAATCTGTTCGGCCGCACCGGCACCGTCGACGTGACGGTCGAACTGCCCACGGGCTCGCGCATCGACATGACCGGCGCCTGGGCCCAGGTGCTGGGCGAGGGCCGGCTCGGAGAGGTGCGTGTGAAGACCTCGTCCGGCGATGTGCGCCTCGACGCCACCGGGCCGCTGCACCTGAAGGCGTCACACGGGTCCATCACCGTCGACCGTGTCGAGGGCGCGGCCGAGATCACCACCAGCTCCGGCAGTCTGCGCGTCGGCACCGTGGACGGCTCTGCCGTCCTGAAGAACTCGCACGGCACCACGACCGTCGGTGCCGCGACCGGCGAGCTGCGGGTGAGCGGCGCCAACGGGGACATCGACATCGCGCGTGCCGAGGACTCGGTCACCGCCACCACCGCCCACGGCACCCTGCGCGTGGGCGAAGTGGCTCGCGGCACCGTCCAGTTGGAGACCTCCTACGGCGCCATCGAGGTCGGCATTCGCGAGGGCACGGCCGCCTGGCTCGACGCCAGCTCGGGCTCCGGCCAGGTGCGCAACACGCTCACCGCGTCCGAGGCCCCGGAGAAGACCGAGGACACCGTCAAGGTCCGCGCCCGCACTCGGTACGGCAACATCGACGTCCGCCGCGCCCGGGTCTGA
- a CDS encoding toxin-antitoxin system HicB family antitoxin, translating into MDLTPYVDTLRRELAVAAEAGGKDARELAERLTAPLESATRLTMLNVLSAAMDEITRELAPGSVDVRLRGLDPDFVVTPPPADVSPMEVAAAPVEPLKAQAPADGDEGGTARVNLRLPAHLKARAEEAASREGLSVNAWLVRAVSAAVNGGTRPRTTEKTHTIGQSITGWVR; encoded by the coding sequence ATGGACCTCACGCCGTATGTCGACACCCTCCGCCGCGAACTCGCGGTGGCCGCCGAAGCCGGCGGGAAAGATGCCCGCGAGCTGGCCGAGCGGCTCACTGCTCCTCTGGAGTCGGCGACCCGTCTGACCATGCTCAATGTGCTCTCCGCCGCGATGGACGAGATCACCCGCGAACTCGCCCCCGGCTCGGTCGACGTACGACTGCGCGGGCTCGACCCCGACTTCGTGGTGACGCCGCCGCCTGCCGACGTCAGTCCCATGGAGGTGGCAGCCGCGCCCGTCGAGCCGCTCAAGGCGCAGGCGCCCGCCGACGGCGACGAGGGTGGCACCGCCCGCGTCAACCTGCGACTTCCGGCCCACCTCAAGGCGCGCGCCGAGGAGGCCGCGAGCCGCGAGGGCCTGTCGGTCAACGCGTGGCTGGTGCGGGCCGTGTCGGCCGCGGTCAATGGCGGCACGCGGCCGCGTACGACGGAGAAGACCCACACCATCGGTCAGAGCATCACGGGCTGGGTCCGCTAG
- a CDS encoding SMI1/KNR4 family protein, with the protein MGYFEGFDAAGFWDDSAYALEEYVEEAPPTQELIASVEEELGGYRLPASYIALMTAHNGGVPTRDHFPMTEPTTWADDHIVITGIRGIGRTRPQSLGGEYGSRFWSDMWEYPEIGVYFADTPSAGHDMLALDYRACGKHGEPTVVHVDQEDDFAITLVAENFEAFVTGLVDGSVYDTAEEDRIAALATVRDGSFSPVLLRAFREVAEVLPDADRRMRALAEAVVHDKGFFALHADARSTLMYDYLFWLYTSFNQVGSFDRYVRTPPQYERSYALPDYELMIVFGLVADPYDFSTGGYAPGFLEDWWNSRVASGRISGTADGYRMTDAAVTALLDELATVVGDR; encoded by the coding sequence GTGGGATATTTCGAAGGCTTCGACGCGGCCGGGTTCTGGGACGATTCGGCGTACGCGCTGGAGGAGTACGTGGAGGAGGCTCCGCCCACGCAGGAACTGATCGCGTCGGTGGAGGAGGAACTCGGCGGGTACCGCCTGCCCGCCTCCTACATCGCGCTGATGACCGCGCACAACGGCGGTGTTCCGACCCGGGACCACTTCCCCATGACCGAGCCGACCACCTGGGCCGACGACCACATCGTGATCACCGGCATCAGGGGCATCGGACGGACAAGGCCGCAATCGCTCGGCGGCGAGTACGGCAGTCGGTTCTGGAGCGACATGTGGGAGTACCCCGAGATCGGTGTCTACTTCGCCGACACACCATCGGCCGGCCACGACATGCTCGCCCTCGACTACCGCGCCTGCGGCAAACACGGTGAGCCGACCGTGGTCCATGTCGACCAGGAGGACGACTTCGCGATCACCTTGGTCGCGGAGAACTTCGAGGCTTTCGTCACGGGTCTGGTCGACGGGTCCGTCTACGACACCGCGGAGGAGGACCGGATCGCCGCCCTGGCCACGGTGCGCGACGGCAGCTTCTCCCCGGTGCTGCTGCGCGCTTTCCGCGAGGTCGCTGAGGTTCTGCCCGACGCGGACCGGCGAATGCGGGCACTCGCGGAGGCCGTCGTGCACGACAAGGGGTTCTTCGCCCTGCACGCCGATGCGCGCTCCACGCTGATGTACGACTACCTGTTCTGGTTGTACACCAGCTTCAACCAGGTCGGATCCTTCGACCGGTACGTAAGGACGCCTCCGCAGTACGAGCGTTCCTACGCGCTGCCGGACTATGAGCTCATGATCGTCTTCGGTCTCGTGGCCGACCCCTACGACTTTTCCACCGGTGGATACGCTCCCGGCTTCCTCGAAGATTGGTGGAACTCCCGTGTCGCCTCGGGCCGCATCTCCGGGACCGCCGACGGCTATCGGATGACGGATGCCGCTGTCACCGCGTTGCTCGACGAACTCGCCACCGTGGTCGGCGACCGGTAG
- a CDS encoding MBL fold metallo-hydrolase produces MSPQPSLPSWLTWWQRPFPDSNTLLLHGRQPALVDTGFVAHAEETAAWARAHAGTVDLVVNTHWHSDHVGGNALLQAGGVGIAAGAPEAEAISRRDPGCCAAEYLDQPVAPYTVDVPLEDGQALRLGETDWEVIRTPGHTPGHLALWQPEERLLVVGDALSDYDVGWVNLALDGLDAAATALASLKRLADLAPRVILPSHGPIPTDPDAALAAALRRAQRLVDDPDGAVWYGARRIFAFALMIRDGIPAAGVEPYLHARAWLTDAARLLDVTPEVLAAELVTTMLRSGALVLRDGLLHAAAEHATVDGTALRVPYPRAWPAVAPG; encoded by the coding sequence GTGAGCCCGCAGCCGTCTCTGCCGTCCTGGCTGACGTGGTGGCAGCGTCCCTTTCCCGACTCCAACACCCTGCTGCTCCACGGACGGCAGCCGGCCCTGGTCGACACCGGCTTCGTGGCCCATGCCGAGGAGACCGCCGCCTGGGCCCGCGCCCACGCCGGGACCGTCGACCTGGTCGTGAACACCCACTGGCACTCCGACCACGTCGGCGGCAACGCTCTCCTCCAGGCGGGCGGCGTCGGCATCGCCGCCGGGGCACCCGAGGCGGAGGCGATCTCTCGCAGGGACCCGGGCTGCTGTGCGGCCGAGTACCTCGACCAGCCCGTGGCTCCGTACACGGTCGACGTCCCCCTCGAAGACGGGCAGGCCCTCCGCCTCGGGGAGACGGACTGGGAGGTCATACGAACACCCGGCCACACCCCGGGCCATCTGGCCCTGTGGCAGCCGGAGGAGCGGCTCCTCGTGGTCGGGGACGCGCTGTCGGACTATGACGTCGGCTGGGTCAACCTCGCACTCGACGGGCTCGACGCGGCCGCCACCGCGCTCGCCTCCCTCAAGCGGCTGGCCGACCTCGCCCCGCGAGTGATCCTCCCCTCTCACGGCCCGATCCCCACCGACCCCGACGCCGCCCTCGCCGCGGCCCTGCGCCGGGCCCAGCGCCTCGTCGACGACCCGGACGGAGCGGTCTGGTACGGCGCCCGCCGGATTTTCGCCTTCGCCCTGATGATCCGCGACGGCATCCCAGCTGCCGGGGTCGAGCCCTACTTGCACGCCCGGGCCTGGCTGACCGACGCCGCACGGCTCCTGGACGTGACCCCTGAGGTACTCGCCGCCGAGTTGGTCACGACCATGCTCCGCAGCGGCGCGCTCGTCCTGCGCGACGGGCTCCTGCATGCTGCCGCCGAGCACGCCACGGTCGACGGGACCGCCCTGCGCGTGCCGTACCCACGTGCCTGGCCGGCGGTGGCACCCGGGTAA
- a CDS encoding PaaI family thioesterase, whose protein sequence is MEDQTQQEQASPAVQKRVQDSFDQQGLMTHLGARLAHIGPGRVHIELPARPEVTQQHGYVHAGATSAIADSAGGYAALTLLSEDAEVLTVEYKINLLAPAAGDRLEAIGTVLKSGRTLTVRQLEVYGVQDGGERKLVANGQQTLIRVNRPAE, encoded by the coding sequence GTGGAAGACCAGACGCAGCAGGAACAGGCGAGCCCCGCGGTCCAGAAGCGCGTCCAGGACAGCTTCGACCAGCAGGGCCTCATGACCCACCTCGGCGCGCGCCTCGCCCACATCGGCCCCGGCCGCGTACACATCGAACTCCCGGCCCGTCCCGAGGTGACCCAACAGCACGGCTACGTCCACGCCGGGGCCACCAGCGCCATCGCGGACAGCGCCGGTGGCTACGCGGCGCTCACACTGCTCTCCGAGGACGCCGAGGTCCTCACCGTCGAGTACAAGATCAACCTCCTGGCGCCCGCCGCCGGGGACCGTCTTGAGGCGATCGGCACCGTTCTGAAGTCCGGACGCACCCTGACCGTGCGCCAGTTGGAGGTGTACGGCGTCCAGGACGGCGGCGAGCGGAAGCTCGTCGCCAACGGACAGCAGACGCTGATCCGCGTGAACAGGCCCGCCGAGTGA
- a CDS encoding LysE family translocator, with the protein MDTTTLAAFLAVDLLLVFTPGADWAYAISAGLRDRSVVPAVAGLIAGYAGYTLLAVAGLVVIVASSPVVLTALTVAGAGYLVWLGWSVLRRPAALAAPGEAMDSSRAQIMLKGAGISGLNPKALLLYFSLFPQFIDTAAGWPVAAQTGLLGALHMTACALVYLAVGVLARTLLKTRPSAARAVTRASGAMMIVIGGFLLVERLAG; encoded by the coding sequence ATGGACACGACGACGCTGGCGGCCTTCCTGGCAGTGGATCTGCTGCTGGTGTTCACCCCGGGCGCCGACTGGGCCTACGCCATCTCCGCCGGCCTGCGCGACCGCTCGGTCGTCCCGGCGGTCGCCGGGCTGATCGCCGGGTACGCCGGGTACACACTCCTCGCGGTCGCGGGCCTGGTGGTGATCGTGGCGAGCTCCCCGGTCGTACTCACCGCGCTGACCGTGGCCGGGGCCGGATATCTGGTGTGGCTGGGCTGGAGTGTGCTCCGGCGGCCGGCCGCGCTGGCTGCCCCCGGGGAGGCGATGGATTCCTCCCGCGCGCAGATCATGCTCAAAGGGGCCGGGATAAGCGGTCTGAACCCGAAGGCGCTGCTGCTGTACTTCTCGCTGTTCCCGCAGTTCATCGACACCGCGGCCGGCTGGCCGGTCGCCGCACAGACCGGCTTGCTCGGCGCGCTCCACATGACGGCCTGCGCGCTGGTCTACCTCGCCGTCGGCGTCCTTGCCCGTACCCTCCTGAAGACCCGGCCCTCGGCTGCCCGGGCGGTCACGCGGGCATCCGGTGCCATGATGATCGTCATCGGCGGGTTCCTGCTGGTGGAGCGCCTGGCCGGCTGA
- a CDS encoding Lrp/AsnC family transcriptional regulator: MDALDRKILTELQLDGRLTVTELAARVQLSVSPCHRRVRDLEREGAIRGYRAVVDPAAVGLNFEALVFATLRWEDADTVTSFEEAVTAVPHVLQAQRLFGEPDYLLRVATADLAAFQQLYDQQLARLPGVQRLTSTLVMKNVIDDRPLPEQSPAPHG, encoded by the coding sequence ATGGATGCCCTGGATCGGAAGATTCTTACCGAGCTACAGCTCGACGGCCGTCTCACGGTCACCGAGCTGGCCGCCCGCGTGCAGCTCAGCGTCTCGCCCTGCCACCGCCGCGTACGGGACCTCGAACGCGAGGGGGCGATCCGCGGTTACCGCGCCGTGGTCGACCCGGCCGCCGTCGGCCTGAACTTCGAAGCCCTCGTCTTCGCCACTCTGCGCTGGGAGGACGCTGACACCGTCACGTCCTTCGAAGAGGCCGTGACCGCCGTCCCGCACGTACTCCAGGCCCAACGGTTGTTCGGCGAACCCGACTACCTCCTGCGCGTGGCCACCGCCGACCTGGCCGCCTTCCAGCAGCTCTACGACCAGCAGCTCGCCCGGCTGCCCGGGGTCCAGCGCCTGACCTCCACCCTCGTCATGAAGAACGTCATCGACGACCGCCCCCTGCCCGAGCAGTCGCCTGCACCGCACGGCTGA
- a CDS encoding DinB family protein, with protein METTPDGRPIPPPHADERAMLEAWLDFHRATLALKCSGLEDAQLRLASAAPSSMTLLGLVQHMAEVERNWFQRVFTGRDVPPVFGESNADGFALHPDRGLDEATAVWQEEVARGREFIAAASLDDSGRLPEQEAAHVGDHGVSLRWILVHMIEEYARHNGHADLIRERIDGVAGA; from the coding sequence ATGGAAACGACACCGGATGGACGGCCCATCCCGCCCCCGCATGCTGATGAGCGCGCCATGCTGGAAGCATGGCTCGACTTTCACCGTGCGACACTCGCCCTCAAGTGCTCGGGCCTCGAAGACGCTCAGCTACGACTGGCCTCGGCGGCACCGTCGTCGATGACGCTGCTGGGCCTCGTCCAGCACATGGCCGAGGTGGAACGCAACTGGTTCCAGCGCGTGTTCACGGGCCGGGACGTGCCTCCGGTCTTCGGGGAGAGCAATGCCGATGGCTTTGCCCTTCATCCGGACCGTGGACTCGACGAGGCGACGGCTGTCTGGCAGGAGGAAGTCGCACGAGGCCGTGAGTTCATTGCCGCCGCGTCACTGGACGACTCCGGTCGCCTGCCTGAACAGGAAGCCGCCCATGTAGGCGACCATGGAGTGTCACTGCGCTGGATCCTGGTCCACATGATCGAGGAGTACGCAAGGCACAACGGCCATGCCGATCTGATCCGAGAGCGAATCGACGGAGTCGCCGGGGCATGA
- a CDS encoding NUDIX hydrolase — MTVDDGVEIPAPGDGEVWTVGAVILNQDGRAFAQKRGPDRRLFPDCWDIVGGHVEPGESLLDTLAREIEEETGWRLRRVRHLLGITTWTGDDGGGTRHEADYLVEVQGDLDHPALEWSKHTAYDWFGIDDLPRLKENRAPGEYLIHDMIAKVVEDGPDTAQVC, encoded by the coding sequence GTGACCGTGGACGACGGCGTCGAGATCCCCGCGCCCGGCGACGGCGAGGTATGGACAGTCGGGGCAGTCATCCTCAACCAGGACGGCAGAGCTTTCGCTCAGAAGCGCGGCCCTGACAGGCGGCTCTTCCCCGACTGCTGGGACATCGTCGGAGGCCACGTCGAGCCCGGTGAATCCCTGCTGGACACCCTCGCCCGCGAGATAGAAGAGGAGACGGGCTGGCGCCTGCGCCGCGTCCGACACCTCCTCGGGATCACTACCTGGACGGGTGATGACGGGGGTGGAACGCGACACGAGGCCGACTATCTCGTCGAGGTCCAGGGCGATCTGGACCACCCCGCCCTGGAATGGTCCAAGCACACCGCCTACGACTGGTTCGGCATCGACGACCTCCCCCGCCTCAAGGAGAACCGAGCCCCCGGCGAGTACCTCATCCACGACATGATCGCGAAGGTTGTAGAAGATGGCCCGGACACGGCCCAGGTGTGTTGA
- a CDS encoding carotenoid oxygenase family protein — MTSSRERAAYRRVPGLGLEAMDARFEHYAYPMHARGACSFGVTDDGAQSFVCRGERHVSAAGLVMIDRTGRVARTTRIPVSDAPMMHDFALTRKYVVIVDVPITFDLAAAEAGTPVPYIWNPKHPMRVGVMPRTGGATRWFDIDPVLYSNRLNAYDHGDTVVMELTTMPAPFYAAGRGNGGPSATGTPALDRWTIDLRAGRVRSTCEVSSRGRWRLADSSPMSPGRTVLGPCVPVGGLDDGGVHPDQGHVIGRTNPG; from the coding sequence ATGACGTCTTCCAGGGAACGAGCTGCCTACCGGCGGGTTCCCGGGCTCGGGCTGGAGGCCATGGACGCCCGCTTCGAGCACTACGCGTATCCGATGCACGCCCGTGGCGCGTGCTCCTTCGGAGTCACCGACGACGGCGCCCAGTCGTTCGTGTGCAGGGGAGAGCGGCACGTCAGCGCAGCCGGACTGGTCATGATCGACCGGACCGGCCGGGTGGCACGGACCACCAGGATCCCGGTGTCGGACGCGCCGATGATGCACGACTTCGCTCTCACCAGGAAGTACGTGGTGATTGTCGACGTGCCGATCACCTTCGACCTGGCGGCCGCCGAGGCGGGCACACCCGTGCCGTACATCTGGAACCCGAAGCACCCGATGCGAGTGGGGGTGATGCCGCGGACCGGCGGCGCCACCCGCTGGTTCGATATCGATCCGGTGCTCTACTCGAACAGGCTCAACGCCTACGACCACGGCGACACCGTCGTCATGGAACTCACCACCATGCCCGCGCCGTTCTACGCCGCGGGTCGGGGCAACGGCGGGCCCTCTGCGACCGGCACACCCGCGCTCGACCGCTGGACCATAGACCTGCGCGCGGGCCGCGTCCGCAGCACTTGCGAGGTGTCATCTCGTGGACGGTGGCGGCTCGCCGATTCCAGCCCAATGTCCCCAGGACGCACAGTACTTGGGCCATGCGTGCCGGTGGGCGGGCTCGACGACGGAGGTGTCCACCCGGACCAGGGTCATGTGATCGGTCGGACAAACCCTGGTTGA